The following is a genomic window from Miscanthus floridulus cultivar M001 chromosome 14, ASM1932011v1, whole genome shotgun sequence.
GGAGGGGCTGCGCCACCTCCACCATGCCGCGGGCTGGCCGGAGCGTCGGCCCCGCCGCCGCACCACGGCCTGGCTCCGCCGGGTGAGGTCGCCCCGCCAGAGGGCGCGCGCAGCTGGTGCTGGGCGCCGCCGGCCGCAACATCCTCTACTCCATCATCCTCTCCTCCTTCTATCGATCTAGGGTTTGGTGTTTTTTTTCGGGGAGGAAGGTCACGGACAGGAGCGCTCGGCCGCTCGAGAAGTTCAGGAGAAATTGGATGCGAGGGCATGTTTGTCACACTATGAAAAAACTGACATGGTCAACATAGGCAACTAACAGATGAATGGATGAAATGGACGGTAGTGCCATATAGGGAAGAAAAATTTAACTTGGTgctagataagaaagttcaaatttttaagtGCTAAATACGaaagactgatttgtttcagtgccaaatacataattctctctATATTATATATGCAATCTGAAAAACCAAGCAGGCAAAGTGAGCAGGACCAGGGAATATCTGCAGCCCGCAAGGTGCAAAGACAAGACACTAAGTGGTGTTGGAGTCTCTTGCTCAGGGGCGGACCCAGCGGCGAATCTAGGCTTTTAGCTTAGGGTATGCCGTCTAAAAAATTTTATATACAATTCGGTAAATCAATTTTACCAATTCGGTAATAATTGTAAAGTTGACAACGTAATTCGGTATATATGCACTAAGTAACAcaataaggcttaaattcatgGATTAAGTTCAAACCATCAACTAAATATAGTATAAATAGTTTAAAAGTCATACCGATAATTGAAATATAAGCATAAAAGAGAACCGGAGACTTACAATgctattttctaactattttattCGACACTTTCGAAGCGACAAAAATATcttgattatatcatcttcatcaacttgaAAAATATCTGAGTTGTAGCAGTGGCGGTGAAGACGgttgtggcggtggtggtggcataGGATTTGCAATTTCCTCAATTCTCTCATGAGTCTGCTCTTCCACCACACGTTCAACTGGATCGGGGGAATGATTAGAAGCAGAAGCAGCTGCCGCTGCCTTTTTTGCTTGATGCTTCTGAAAAGTGATGCAATATCCGAGTTTTTCTTTATAACTGTATAAATATTAAACAATTTGTTATTTGTGATGTTAACAAATAGCTATGAAATTAGACAATAATTTTCTAAAAAGACAAAGAGCAGAAAATTAAATTTTATATACCTAACACAAATAGTGAATCGGCGAGCCTTCGTGACTGCGCGGCCGTGCAAACTACAAACTATAGATGCGTGATCGGAGAACGGAAGGCAGCAAGGCAGAAGCCGAGGGCACCGGCCACAAGGACCAGCAGGGCGTCGCCATCCATCACGTCTCACCACAGCGGCGTCGGCGTCAATCgtcagggcggcggcggcgtgagttCGTGAATCCGCCCCGATGAACGGATCCAGATTATAGAATACCAAAAGTCAATAGAGAACTATCGTGTAGGCGTGTACGTACTTGCTGCGTGGGCCGCATCCTGGGCCTTCTAACTTGCTGCTTCCATGATAGCGTGATCAGGtgagtattttttttctttttttataaataCATATGTATAATACTTATATTATATTGTACACTTGCCGGTCAAACAGGGTATGCCGGGGCATACCCGGCATACCCTGTGGCTCCGTCATTGGGCGGACCCAGTACATGAGCGGGGGCGCATGCCCTCATTTAAATTTTGGGTTTTCAAAGAAAATACACCTTCTTTTGTGTAGCTATAGAGATCCATTAGTAATAGGCCGCTATTagaataataaacttatttagagatataaatattgctaatGACTTTTATAAACCTAGTGAAAGTTGACATTAAAAAAAGAGCCCGAGGGAGTAGCGCGTAGTCAACATTGTTCCAGGTTAATTACGTACTCATCGTATTACCGGATTTGGATTAGAGGGAAAGTGTTGTGTCTCTCTTAGGTACTAGGCAACAGGAATAAACAAAGCGAATGCATGTTATAATAACGTCACGTAGAGAACAGAATATTAGCGAATATTGCCTATTAATATCACATCCAATGAACCAAAATATGAAAGCTAGACACCAAATTACTCTTACTAACGATAAGCTAAGAACTCAATGATCGGCTACAAACTAGAGCTAACAACTTCAAGTGCGTCTGTCGGTGGCGGAGGGCGGCGTAGTGGCGACCACCTCAACCGGCGAGCTAGGGTGGTGGCCACCATCCGCCACTCCCAGGAGGCAATGACAAAGTCAGCTGGATAGTACCGCGCTCCTTGCGTTAGCAGGGGCGCTGTCAGGGCAGCGGCAACCTCCCCATCAATCTGCGCTGGCATTGCCGTCGTCTCCGTCCTCCGCAGTTGTGTCGCCATCTTCATCCGCAGCGGCATTGTCGTTGTCCACGGCCTCAACACCGCCGTGGGCCTTAGCAAGTATGTCGATGTcataattcgcaaaaaaaaagcCTGACGATACCATGTCCGTTGCCGGCGGCCTAGGCAGgtgtgccgccgccaccgccgtgggCCTCAGTAGGGGCAGACCCAGTGCACAAGGAGCGGGGGCACATGCCCCCACTCAAATTCTAGGTTTCCAAAGAAAATACACCATCTTTCGTGTAGCTATAGAGGTCCATTAGTAACAGACCGTCACTCAAATTTTGTCTTAGTTCTCGtgcgtgtttgagaaaaaaaatgtgTTCTTCCATCTAGTCTTTGGATCAATTCAGTCTTTTGCTAGGTATAAGCAGCGCAATAACTTGGTTTCAATTTTCTAAGTATCTGTTTAGTTCTTGTAGGTCTTGGCTTTTCGTTATCTGTATCCCCACGTCCACGCACTTGCACCAAAACGATATATATACCTCTAAATTAAATCGTGTTACGTATATATGTCTTAGCTGCAcatatttcaatttaatttgcagGTTAGCTAGCTGACCTCCTATCACCGTGAAAATGACCCAATGCATTTTGCCCATTTCTACAAGGACTGCCACGTTTGTTGAAGCCATTAGCATTACTGCAAGACATTGCACTATATCTTTATTTAATATTGACAGGTTGATATACATGCTAGGAGGAATTGCTTCTGCTGCCACAACGGTGTGTGTTTTCCATAGAAATGCTTTCCATCTTTTTAGAAACTCTTAAAAGCTTGAATTTGTACCTTTTTATGATACTCCATTTTGTTACTCTTCACAATAATCTATTTCTAAAAGGGATCTCCCATGTATTCATTACTATTTCCCAAGAAATGAATTGTTTTGCGATGTTAATTATTAGCGTTTGGCCGGTGTgtaaacataaaaaattactGTAAATATATAGTTTTTTTTCTGATTATGAGCAAAAGGCTGGTTTGCTTTGCGGATGGTAGTACTTTGGTTCATTACTGCCTCATCACTTCTCTTAATTGTGACATTATGTATCTAGTATAGAAGCGAAGAATATTGTCACCCACCAAAACCTTAAGATTATAACACATGACAGCCAAGGAGCCAACCTTTCGTTAATTCAAATTGCCTGCTTTTATCGTTTTCATTAGACACGCTAGTTGTTGAACTGCAGTACATGGTAAGAAATTAAATAATCTAGTTctatatataaacaagtttcTAGTAACACTAAGTAATTGAACTATTTTTTTGTTGTTCTTTGGCACTGAGATTAACAGACAATTTCAATTTATACCTAGGTACATATGTTGAATTAAAAGAAATTTAAGAGCAAATGACGTGGGTGCACAATTTGATGGGACCATATATGTCAAACCTTATAAAAACTTGGAGATGCGTCTTAAATGATGGTCGAAATCTATATACCCGATGTTGAAGTGGGTTTGCTCCACCATAAAAGGGCAGTCCCAACGAAacaaactagtagtttctataacataggataccgcaccaaaaaagtactgcttttcaacccatggtttctatgagtaataactattttctctttctctctcccaactctatcttttcctccaatgggagtgcgacacgagctccctagaaactggtggtttctccctaatggcgatttcatggtttcttggtgcattgggtcaagagtagacctggtttcttcatgaagaaaccatttctatgatttttgctctctttcttcattaattacgttgccatgtcagcattttgcctacgtgacaagtcatttaatgaggatagaaaccatcatcaatgcaccattgggactgccctaatcaGTGCAGCCCTTTAGGGAGATCAAAGGCATTTTGTATCGGCTTCATTGGTTTCATTCCTTCCTAAAAAAACAGTTACTCTATTGGATAATCCAGAACAGACTGTTCTCATTGGGAACAACCATGACACGAAGACTCATCAAATTCAGTATGATGCTGAACACTTAGGCCAATCTCAATGGAGTTTCATTAAATTTTATGGGTATTAAATATACTGACGTGACACTATATTTATGAAGAGAGAAATGATAAAAGTTTCATGTGAGTAGAAAGAGTTTTATAGAGATaaaactcttctgcactatttCCAAAATTAAATTCCCACTGAGACTGATTTAAGTGTCAATAAAAAACGGATGAAAACGACCCTATCTAAAACATCCATGGGGAACTATAAAACTAGTAACGACTAAACCGAGAAGTCGATCTTGACAGGGAAGGACACCGACGAGTCGCCGTTCTGGACGAGCACGGTGCTGACTCCCGATGGCACGACTTTGTAGGCGGTCCGCTCGACGATCCCGAACGCCCGGCACACGTTCAGCGTGAACTTCTCGGTGACCGTGCTCCCCGCCGGCACGAACACGCGCCGGAACGCGGCCACTTGCTTGATGGGCGTGTCTGCGACCTCGGGCGGCGGGACGGTGTACACCAGCACGGCGTGGGCACCGTCCCGGCTCCCGCCGTTGATCACGCCCACGTTGAAGCTCACGGTCTCCTCGCACGCATGCCCGTCAACGTTGATCGCCTGGCAGGACGGCAGCGCAGACGAGGCGAAGGAGGACAGCGCGCTGGGGCGGTAGCTGAGACCCTTGCAGTGGCCACCGGCGACGGGCATCGTCACGGTGGTGCCGTTGCAGCTGGTCTCGTAGCGGAACTTGGTGTAGCTCAGGCCGTAGCCGAACGGGTACAGCACCTCCGGCCCCGAGTAGAACTTGTACGTCCGCCCGGGGTACCCGTGCTTCGTCACCGGCCGGAGCTCCATGGACGTCATGGGGATCTGCTCgatgtacttgttcttgtaccaTGTCAGAGGCAGCCGTCCTCCTGTACGTTTCATCATGTACACAAAAACATGCAATGCAAGGAGGAAATAAACACAAAAAATGTTCAGtaaacaaataagaaaaaaaatgaacGCGTGGATTTATTACCAGGATTATATCTTCCGAAGATCACGTCGGCAATGGCGGTGCCGCCTTCGCCGCCGGGGTACCCGGCCCAGACGATGGCGCCGATCTTGGGGTGGTTGTGCGCGAAGGACACGTCGAGGCCGCCGCCCGACAGGAGCACCAGGATGATCGGGTTCGGCGAGGCCGCGGCGGCGCGGAGGACCTCCTCCGTCTGATTGTTGGGCAGGAGAAGGTCCTCCCTGTCGTTGCCCTCCATCTCGATGTGCAGGTTGATGCCGCCGACGTAGATGGTCGTCTTGGCGTGGTGCGAGATCTTGACGTGCTTGCTGATGCCCTCGCGTGGCGTCACGTACCAGCACGGTGGCCCTACAGAAATGCAGATGCAGTTCGTTTGTATTGCGTGCTTTGctactagtcgatctacatggcaTGGCTTGGCTAGTCGATCTACTACTTGCCTGTGTAGCCTGCGTCCATGACTCTTTCCGGCGCCCTGACGTGCGGACCGTGCATGGCGACGGCACGGATCTTGTTGGCGTCCAACGGCAGCAGGTTGCCGTGGTTCTTGAGGAGCACGATGCCCTGCCTGGCGCCGTCAAGGGCGAGGCTCTTGTGATCGGCGGTGCAGATGTCCGTCTCGTTGAGCGACGCGTACTGCGGGATGTCGTCGAAGTAGCCGACCCGCATGAGCGTCATGAACTGGTTCCTGAGCGCGTTGTCGATGTCGGACTCGCGGATCTTGCCCTGCGCGACGGCGGCCAGGCTGAAGTTGCTGAGGAAGTCGCCCACCATCTTCCCGTCGTCCTTGCGCACCTTCCAGCTCTGGCCGCAGTCGAGGTCGAGGCCGGCCCtgatggcggcggcgctggcctcGGCGCCGGTGAGGTTGAGCCACCTGACGTCCTCGGTGATGACCTGGACGGCGTCGCAGTCGGAGACGATGTAGCCGTGGAGTCCCCAGTCGCCGCGGACGGTCTGCGACAGGAGGCGCGCGTCGGTGCAGGCGGGGACCCCGTTGACGAGGTTGAAGGAGCACATGACGCTGCTGGCGTCGCCCTCCCGGACGCACATCTCGAAGGGGCGGAGGAAGGTCTCGGCCATGTCGCGCTCCGTCACGCGGG
Proteins encoded in this region:
- the LOC136505530 gene encoding probable beta-D-xylosidase 2, which gives rise to MAAAASSSRLLLFLAASLLYCGSTVVVVPVASAASSRTTHHHNHHPAALLPSSVTSPNTTVAATGGKVYTKVCDAARFAELGLDMPSFPYCNASLPYAERVRDLIGWMTLEEKVRNLGDLSAGAPRVGLPPYRWWAEALHGVASTGPATLFDDVGATNHSGRVAVNNATVFANVINSAASFNETLWKAIGQAVSTEARAMYNLGKGGLTYWSPNINVVRDPRWGRALETPGEDPYVVGRYAVNFVRGMQDVPGHDAGAGGDPFSRPIKTSTCCKHYAAYDLDNWRNHTRFDYDARVTERDMAETFLRPFEMCVREGDASSVMCSFNLVNGVPACTDARLLSQTVRGDWGLHGYIVSDCDAVQVITEDVRWLNLTGAEASAAAIRAGLDLDCGQSWKVRKDDGKMVGDFLSNFSLAAVAQGKIRESDIDNALRNQFMTLMRVGYFDDIPQYASLNETDICTADHKSLALDGARQGIVLLKNHGNLLPLDANKIRAVAMHGPHVRAPERVMDAGYTGPPCWYVTPREGISKHVKISHHAKTTIYVGGINLHIEMEGNDREDLLLPNNQTEEVLRAAAASPNPIILVLLSGGGLDVSFAHNHPKIGAIVWAGYPGGEGGTAIADVIFGRYNPGGRLPLTWYKNKYIEQIPMTSMELRPVTKHGYPGRTYKFYSGPEVLYPFGYGLSYTKFRYETSCNGTTVTMPVAGGHCKGLSYRPSALSSFASSALPSCQAINVDGHACEETVSFNVGVINGGSRDGAHAVLVYTVPPPEVADTPIKQVAAFRRVFVPAGSTVTEKFTLNVCRAFGIVERTAYKVVPSGVSTVLVQNGDSSVSFPVKIDFSV